In the genome of Limisphaerales bacterium, one region contains:
- a CDS encoding DUF1553 domain-containing protein, protein QIDVVSKAFLGLTVSCARCHHHKFDAISQKDYHAFYSIMTSTRPATINVDSPARQQLNVPAMKKMKTEIRAALAEQWLAEADRFAGRLLKPDGPMKDALSKAGGNANPLHAWHRLQATEGEEFRAQWTQLEVDMKASFERWQAQRARPYAQHWDFHRGAAMAWVQAGNGMGHDQPAGSLAGQFRVLPKGDRLIGDILPTGIYTHLLSDKHTGWLGSPRFRIGPNETLWVRVRGSGGVMARYVVQNYTRNGTVYPATRLNDGKWRWQKWSLKYWEGDDAHLEISTAGEQAVLTAGNANSWFGVTGALVQKPGQPAPGDESVETILPLFTGNAPADREALAAKYAATLRDCIESFRRDKMSDFKANFLNHFVHANLLSNTAAAAPAAAQLAAAYRKLEAAVPVPQRAPGVVEGDARDMPLFVRGSHKQPGEVVPRRFLEAFDAKPFDTKQSGRRELAEAMLRADNPLVARVIVNRVWHHLFGRGLVGTPDNFGKLGELPTHPELLDYLATRFVREGWSLKKLIRELTLTRTFQISAVSTAATRDADPDNRLLARAHLRRLEAEAIRDAMLQASGALDRNPLGGSDTFNTNRRGVYVSVIRNNLDPFLTVFDMPVPATAKGRRDETNVPAQSLTLMNDPFVISLAARLAQRVTGEEKFKTAEAQIRRLFQLTLNRKPSTQEIANAKAFLQNAGGRQLVARKKMNAVRERLNTASAKVAAIREPVRKRLLAERKREHENPNPVGPKPFAAWDFGKGTDDQIGKLNLSLHSGAKVEKGALVLDGRAAFARSAPLTQPLRAKTLEAWVQLNNLSQRGGGVMTVQTRNGVLFDAIVIGEQQSGHWMAGSNNFKRTQSFNGPAEKESQPVQVAIVYETDGTILGYRNGKPYGRPYKTSVQPFAAGNAEILFGLRHGTAAGSGRMLSGKVLKARLYDRALNPAEVLASAGGNPNYISEKEILAEMSAAQRKQLEGLKISLQKLNTEMRVLEKTGADAPDPWRDLAQAMFNLKEFIYVQ, encoded by the coding sequence CCAAATCGATGTCGTCTCCAAAGCTTTCCTCGGCCTCACCGTTTCGTGCGCACGCTGTCACCATCATAAGTTCGATGCCATCAGCCAAAAAGATTACCACGCGTTTTACAGCATCATGACCAGCACGCGGCCGGCGACGATTAATGTCGATTCCCCCGCACGGCAGCAATTAAACGTTCCGGCAATGAAAAAAATGAAAACCGAGATTCGCGCCGCGCTGGCCGAGCAATGGTTGGCAGAGGCGGATCGGTTCGCCGGGCGTTTACTGAAGCCCGATGGCCCGATGAAAGACGCCCTCAGCAAGGCCGGAGGGAACGCTAACCCGCTCCACGCCTGGCACCGCTTGCAGGCAACGGAGGGCGAAGAGTTTCGGGCCCAGTGGACGCAACTGGAGGTGGACATGAAAGCTAGCTTCGAACGTTGGCAAGCGCAGCGCGCGCGACCGTATGCGCAGCATTGGGATTTCCACCGCGGCGCGGCAATGGCGTGGGTGCAGGCGGGCAACGGGATGGGGCACGACCAACCCGCCGGTAGTCTTGCGGGACAGTTTCGCGTGCTGCCCAAGGGCGACCGCCTAATCGGCGACATTTTGCCCACGGGTATTTACACGCATCTATTGTCGGATAAACACACTGGCTGGCTCGGCTCGCCGCGGTTTCGCATCGGGCCGAACGAAACGCTGTGGGTGCGCGTGCGCGGCAGCGGCGGCGTGATGGCGCGGTACGTCGTCCAAAACTACACGCGCAACGGCACGGTGTATCCTGCCACGCGGCTCAATGACGGCAAGTGGCGTTGGCAAAAATGGAGCCTGAAATATTGGGAAGGCGACGACGCGCATCTTGAAATTTCCACCGCCGGCGAACAAGCCGTGCTCACCGCGGGCAACGCCAATTCGTGGTTCGGTGTCACCGGTGCGCTCGTGCAAAAGCCCGGCCAACCCGCGCCGGGCGATGAATCTGTGGAGACCATTTTGCCACTTTTCACCGGTAATGCGCCGGCTGATCGCGAGGCGTTGGCCGCCAAATATGCCGCCACGCTGCGCGATTGTATCGAGTCGTTTCGCCGCGACAAGATGAGTGATTTTAAGGCGAATTTTCTCAATCATTTTGTGCACGCCAATTTGCTTTCCAACACCGCCGCTGCCGCGCCCGCCGCCGCTCAGCTCGCGGCCGCCTATCGCAAGCTCGAGGCCGCCGTGCCCGTGCCGCAGCGCGCGCCGGGCGTGGTGGAGGGCGACGCGCGGGATATGCCGCTCTTTGTGCGCGGCAGCCACAAGCAACCGGGCGAGGTTGTGCCGCGGAGATTCCTTGAGGCGTTTGACGCAAAGCCGTTTGACACCAAACAATCCGGCCGGCGCGAATTGGCCGAGGCGATGTTGCGGGCGGACAATCCGCTCGTCGCGCGCGTGATTGTGAATCGCGTGTGGCATCATCTTTTTGGGCGTGGACTCGTGGGCACACCAGATAATTTTGGCAAGCTCGGTGAACTGCCGACGCATCCGGAGTTGCTCGACTACCTCGCCACGCGCTTTGTGCGGGAAGGTTGGTCGCTGAAAAAACTCATCCGCGAACTCACCCTCACGCGAACTTTCCAGATTAGCGCCGTCAGCACCGCCGCCACGCGTGACGCTGATCCCGATAACCGTTTGCTCGCGCGCGCGCACTTGCGGCGGCTTGAAGCCGAGGCCATCCGCGATGCCATGCTGCAAGCCAGCGGCGCGCTCGACCGCAATCCGCTCGGTGGATCGGACACGTTTAATACCAATCGCCGCGGTGTTTACGTGAGCGTCATTCGCAACAACCTCGACCCATTTCTCACCGTGTTCGACATGCCCGTGCCCGCCACTGCCAAGGGCCGTCGCGATGAAACCAATGTGCCCGCGCAATCGCTCACGCTGATGAATGACCCCTTCGTTATCAGTCTCGCCGCCCGCCTCGCCCAGCGCGTGACCGGTGAAGAAAAATTTAAAACTGCCGAGGCGCAGATTCGTCGCTTGTTTCAACTGACCCTCAATCGCAAACCGTCCACGCAAGAAATCGCAAACGCAAAAGCTTTTCTTCAAAACGCCGGCGGTCGTCAGCTGGTGGCGAGGAAAAAAATGAACGCCGTGCGCGAACGCCTCAATACCGCCAGCGCAAAGGTTGCCGCCATCCGCGAACCGGTGCGCAAACGGCTCCTCGCCGAACGCAAGCGTGAGCATGAGAACCCAAACCCCGTCGGCCCCAAGCCCTTTGCCGCATGGGATTTTGGCAAAGGCACGGACGACCAAATTGGCAAATTGAACTTGAGCCTGCACAGTGGCGCTAAAGTGGAGAAAGGCGCGCTTGTCCTCGATGGTCGCGCCGCCTTCGCCCGCAGCGCGCCGCTCACTCAACCGCTCCGCGCCAAAACGCTTGAGGCGTGGGTGCAGTTGAACAACCTCAGCCAACGCGGCGGCGGCGTGATGACCGTGCAAACGCGCAACGGCGTGCTCTTCGACGCCATCGTCATTGGTGAGCAACAATCCGGGCATTGGATGGCCGGCAGCAATAATTTCAAACGCACGCAGTCGTTCAATGGCCCTGCCGAAAAAGAATCTCAACCCGTTCAGGTGGCTATCGTTTACGAAACTGACGGGACCATCCTCGGCTATCGCAACGGCAAACCTTATGGCCGACCGTACAAAACGAGTGTACAACCCTTCGCCGCTGGTAACGCGGAAATCCTGTTCGGTCTGCGCCACGGCACCGCTGCGGGCAGCGGCCGGATGTTGTCCGGCAAAGTGCTGAAAGCGCGCCTATATGACCGCGCGCTGAATCCCGCCGAAGTGCTCGCCTCCGCCGGTGGCAATCCGAATTATATTTCAGAAAAAGAAATACTCGCCGAGATGAGCGCTGCGCAACGGAAGCAGCTTGAAGGATTGAAAATCTCACTGCAAAAGCTAAACACCGAAATGAGGGTGCTGGAAAAAACCGGGGCCGATGCGCCCGACCCGTGGCGTGATTTGGCGCAGGCGATGTTCAACCTTAAAGAATTTATTTACGTGCAATGA
- a CDS encoding DUF1501 domain-containing protein: MNQKSISLTRRQMLAQCSTGFGLMALQGLMGGAAFGAKRKPHFTPRAKHVILCYMSGGASQVDTFDPKPKLKELHGKPMPVKILRTQFNNNGNVMASPFAFKKYGQSGLPVSSLFPHVAESADELAVIRSLTSKVNEHAQGNYAFHTGVPFMGHPSAGAWMTYGLGTENQNLPGFVVLQAGGATVPHGGVGLFSNGYLPAENQGSIIVGDKAPAVRNIQPREADAAQRSRLEFVKGQDTDFIKKIGGNNDVEAAVRNYETAYRMQTAVPELCDLRGETAATKKMYGMDSPNGVTAAYGHQALLARRLVERGVRFVELSCLPEKMGGGQAPNPWDQHGNLKGGHENMARQVDQPIGGLLKDLKGRGLLKDTLVIWAGEFGRTPFSQGSNGRDHNPYGYSVWLAGGGAKGGTVYGATDELGYHATENKCDVYDLWATVLHLLGVDHEELTYRHGGRDLRLTDVHGKVIRDVIN; encoded by the coding sequence ATGAATCAAAAATCAATATCACTGACCCGTCGCCAAATGCTCGCGCAGTGTTCCACAGGGTTTGGGCTGATGGCGTTGCAGGGATTGATGGGGGGGGCGGCGTTTGGCGCAAAGCGGAAGCCGCACTTCACGCCGCGGGCGAAGCATGTGATTCTTTGTTATATGTCGGGCGGGGCTTCGCAGGTGGATACGTTTGACCCGAAACCGAAGCTCAAGGAACTGCACGGCAAGCCGATGCCGGTGAAAATTTTGCGGACACAATTTAATAATAACGGCAACGTGATGGCTTCGCCGTTTGCGTTTAAAAAATATGGTCAGAGCGGTTTGCCGGTGAGCAGTTTGTTTCCGCACGTGGCGGAGAGCGCGGATGAGTTGGCAGTGATTCGGTCGCTGACGAGCAAGGTGAACGAGCATGCGCAGGGGAATTATGCCTTTCACACCGGCGTGCCGTTCATGGGGCATCCTTCGGCGGGCGCGTGGATGACTTACGGGCTGGGTACGGAGAATCAAAACCTGCCGGGCTTCGTGGTGTTGCAAGCGGGCGGGGCGACGGTGCCGCACGGCGGGGTGGGGTTGTTCAGCAATGGCTATTTGCCGGCAGAAAATCAGGGTAGTATTATCGTGGGCGACAAGGCGCCGGCGGTGCGCAACATCCAACCGCGCGAGGCGGACGCAGCGCAGCGGTCGCGACTGGAGTTTGTGAAGGGGCAGGACACGGATTTTATTAAAAAGATTGGCGGCAATAATGACGTGGAAGCAGCGGTGCGAAATTATGAAACCGCTTATCGCATGCAGACAGCAGTGCCGGAGTTGTGCGACTTGCGCGGCGAGACGGCGGCCACCAAAAAAATGTACGGCATGGATTCGCCCAACGGCGTCACGGCGGCGTACGGGCACCAAGCTCTGCTCGCGCGACGGCTGGTGGAACGCGGTGTGCGGTTTGTGGAGCTGAGTTGTCTGCCCGAAAAAATGGGCGGCGGCCAAGCCCCCAATCCGTGGGACCAACACGGCAACCTCAAAGGCGGGCACGAAAACATGGCGCGCCAAGTCGATCAACCCATCGGCGGGTTGCTCAAGGACCTCAAGGGGCGCGGGTTGCTGAAGGACACGCTTGTCATTTGGGCCGGCGAATTCGGCCGCACGCCCTTCTCGCAAGGCAGCAACGGGCGCGATCACAATCCATACGGCTACAGCGTATGGCTCGCCGGCGGCGGCGCGAAAGGTGGAACGGTGTACGGCGCCACCGACGAGCTCGGCTACCACGCCACCGAAAACAAATGCGACGTCTACGACCTCTGGGCCACAGTGCTGCACTTGTTGGGCGTGGATCACGAGGAACTCACCTACCGCCACGGCGGCCGTGATTTACGGTTGACCGATGTGCACGGGAAAGTGATTCGGGACGTGATCAACTGA
- a CDS encoding DUF1552 domain-containing protein has protein sequence MSITRRTFLKAGGATMALPVLHSAPGAMAAAKKPGKPDKKLVIMYIPNGIVRRCFFPEEEEGVLPNFVGGFNADKTKDRRKQNKPGIYPLELTETMQPLKGYTKDVTLITGLDRTFKNGQDVHAQGASCYLTSLSPVQAAAQGIRHPNGRSLDQVIGDKVGHKTALNTLEISCNGFTAGKESIEFDNISWYGPDKIAPSIRDPRKLYDRLFGKNDLRAHVNDVTGLVLADAKSLSKKLASEDRAALDEFMTMVRNIEVRMAKLEKLLAGADVRVPKNEVLPRGKYIQLQADLMLLAFQMGITNIATFMIGPERWEATLRYEGVFDNPVNHHTMTHNQKGKGYLSVAKIDRFHMQQYAYVLKRMTEIKESDGSTMLDNSLVTYGAALGDGSTHQYYDLPMIVAGRGQGQVKQGRFIQAKSGTLNSNLWLTLAKLMGVEMDSFADSTGVISDLWT, from the coding sequence ATGAGTATTACTAGGAGAACATTTTTGAAGGCGGGCGGGGCGACGATGGCACTGCCGGTTTTGCACTCGGCGCCGGGGGCGATGGCGGCGGCGAAGAAGCCGGGCAAGCCAGACAAAAAGTTGGTGATAATGTACATCCCCAACGGCATCGTGCGGCGGTGTTTTTTCCCAGAGGAGGAGGAAGGGGTGTTGCCGAATTTTGTGGGCGGTTTTAACGCGGACAAAACGAAGGACCGGCGCAAACAGAACAAACCGGGGATTTATCCGCTGGAGCTGACGGAGACGATGCAGCCGTTGAAGGGATACACGAAAGACGTGACGCTGATTACCGGCCTGGACCGCACTTTTAAAAACGGGCAGGACGTGCACGCGCAGGGAGCCTCGTGCTATCTCACAAGCCTCTCGCCGGTGCAGGCGGCCGCGCAGGGGATTCGGCATCCGAACGGGCGCAGCCTCGACCAAGTAATCGGTGACAAGGTGGGCCACAAGACGGCGCTCAACACGCTGGAAATTAGTTGCAACGGATTCACCGCCGGCAAGGAGTCGATAGAATTTGACAACATTTCGTGGTATGGGCCGGATAAAATTGCGCCGTCCATCCGCGATCCGCGCAAGCTCTACGATCGGTTGTTTGGGAAAAATGATTTGCGTGCGCACGTGAACGATGTGACCGGCCTGGTGCTTGCGGATGCCAAGTCGCTTTCCAAAAAATTGGCCAGCGAGGATCGTGCGGCGTTGGATGAATTCATGACGATGGTCCGCAACATCGAGGTGCGTATGGCCAAGCTCGAGAAATTGTTGGCGGGTGCCGATGTGCGCGTGCCAAAAAATGAAGTGCTGCCGCGCGGCAAATACATCCAGTTGCAGGCGGATCTAATGTTGCTGGCGTTCCAGATGGGCATCACGAATATCGCCACGTTCATGATCGGCCCCGAGCGTTGGGAGGCCACGCTGCGGTACGAGGGCGTGTTTGATAATCCGGTGAATCATCACACGATGACGCACAATCAAAAGGGCAAAGGCTACCTGTCGGTGGCGAAGATCGACCGCTTCCACATGCAGCAATACGCCTACGTGCTCAAGCGGATGACGGAAATCAAAGAGTCCGACGGCAGCACGATGCTGGACAATTCGCTGGTCACTTACGGCGCGGCGCTGGGTGATGGTTCGACGCATCAGTATTATGATTTGCCGATGATCGTCGCCGGCCGCGGGCAGGGCCAAGTGAAGCAGGGCCGGTTCATCCAAGCCAAGAGTGGCACGCTTAATTCAAACCTGTGGCTGACGCTGGCGAAATTGATGGGTGTGGAAATGGATTCATTTGCCGACAGCACGGGTGTTATTTCTGATTTGTGGACTTGA
- a CDS encoding DUF1588 domain-containing protein produces the protein MFVRRFIFQSCLLLALLGIASAQAAEEFEQFLKPLFAKSCVKCHGGEKVKGKINLKQITTAQQFLAKPELIQELIEVIDAADMPPEDEPQLTQAQRTKMLATLKAQLRAATVGIKARPVRIRRLNRFQYNNAVRDLFQLNRDVFALPEKLMTRESIYLNAPKMPDRVNVRSLALNPAPGMRAVRAFPKDLRAAHGFDNQANQLTLSPLLLDAFLSLSVSVVESPDFNEQTVGIWKTFFQPPAEGADLPAETRKRIAVFLALAFRGPVESTTIDRYTAYALGKIKQEIPFTAAMKKVASAALSSPLFLYRYQLADAKNSQHALASNLSFFLWVSGPDAELLRLAEAGKLSEPAVLEKTIDRMLADPKIERFLDTFPAQWMQLENVLAATPDPRKHRLFALDKNNPASLQMLMEPLLLFDAVFVEDRPIADLITPKFGYQSDFLKTWYTTDLEPPTVDVREIVEMNRRNAERRNGLEKLIKNTKTDLEAMLKPVRAKLLAERKKNTGGKKPVDLKPYAAWEFNGDLKSSVNSLELKAHGKIQFKDGMVVLNRAYLLSNHLPIDLRAKSLEIWCKVGNVNQRGGGVMGIQGPGDFFDTIVLGERKPRHWISGSNGFSRTLDFPNSTPENAANELLHLVMVYQPDGTTRMYRNGKPYGQPFRRSSATFPKNRSSVIFGLRHLPPGGNKYLNVSIDKARLYNRVLTAAEVAASSTGTHLYISEADALQAMLPAQKKKHMALNDTLKQAEAELKNIPQPRDTGKIQQAARQKFDNEIRNKLRGKTFERLPVVNPRYGGVITSAAMLSMTAGPKRTHPIGRGAWIIEVIFNDPPPPPPNDVPPLNEDALDKNLTIREKFAQHRANPNCAGCHSRLDPLGFALENFDITGRWRDKYPNGRTVDATGTLLRKYKFNDIVDFKKSLVQEDRRFAKAFTAHLLRFALARELTPVDTLAIDRIVNQTENEGFKLKSLIRKVVQAESFLKSN, from the coding sequence ATGTTTGTTCGACGATTCATTTTTCAAAGTTGCCTTCTTCTTGCGTTATTGGGCATCGCTTCGGCTCAGGCGGCGGAAGAGTTTGAGCAGTTTCTTAAACCGCTCTTTGCCAAGAGTTGCGTGAAATGTCACGGCGGCGAAAAGGTGAAGGGCAAAATTAATCTCAAGCAAATCACCACCGCCCAGCAGTTCCTCGCCAAGCCGGAGCTGATCCAGGAACTCATCGAGGTCATCGACGCCGCCGACATGCCGCCCGAGGACGAGCCGCAACTCACCCAAGCGCAGCGCACAAAAATGCTGGCCACCCTGAAGGCTCAACTGCGCGCGGCGACCGTTGGCATCAAGGCGAGGCCCGTCCGCATCCGGCGCCTCAACCGTTTCCAATACAACAACGCCGTGCGCGATTTGTTCCAGCTCAACCGCGACGTGTTCGCGCTGCCGGAAAAACTGATGACGCGCGAATCGATTTACCTCAACGCGCCCAAGATGCCCGACCGCGTCAACGTCCGCTCGCTGGCACTGAACCCTGCGCCCGGCATGCGCGCGGTGCGGGCGTTCCCGAAAGATTTGCGCGCCGCCCACGGGTTCGATAATCAGGCCAACCAACTCACCCTCTCGCCGCTGCTGCTCGATGCCTTCCTGAGCTTGAGCGTGTCCGTTGTCGAGAGCCCTGATTTCAACGAGCAAACTGTCGGCATTTGGAAAACATTTTTCCAGCCGCCCGCTGAGGGCGCTGACCTTCCCGCCGAAACACGTAAACGAATCGCGGTCTTTTTAGCGCTCGCCTTCCGCGGCCCCGTCGAGTCGACCACTATCGACCGCTACACCGCCTACGCGCTCGGCAAAATAAAGCAGGAAATCCCGTTCACCGCCGCCATGAAAAAAGTCGCCTCCGCCGCGTTGTCCTCGCCGCTTTTTCTCTATCGCTATCAACTTGCTGACGCGAAGAATTCGCAGCACGCCCTTGCCTCCAACCTCTCATTTTTCCTTTGGGTCAGCGGGCCGGATGCCGAGCTGCTGCGTCTGGCCGAGGCGGGCAAACTGTCCGAGCCCGCCGTGTTGGAGAAAACCATCGACCGCATGTTGGCCGACCCAAAAATTGAGCGCTTTCTGGACACCTTCCCCGCGCAATGGATGCAGCTCGAAAATGTATTGGCCGCCACTCCCGACCCCAGGAAACACCGGTTGTTCGCGCTGGACAAAAACAACCCGGCCAGTCTGCAAATGTTGATGGAGCCGCTGCTATTATTTGACGCGGTATTCGTCGAGGATCGACCCATCGCGGACCTCATCACACCTAAGTTTGGTTACCAAAGTGATTTTCTGAAAACATGGTACACCACCGACTTGGAACCGCCGACGGTGGATGTCCGCGAGATTGTGGAGATGAACCGGCGCAACGCGGAACGACGGAACGGCCTGGAGAAACTCATCAAAAACACCAAGACCGATCTGGAAGCGATGCTCAAGCCCGTGCGGGCCAAGTTGCTGGCAGAACGCAAAAAAAATACCGGCGGGAAAAAACCAGTGGACTTGAAGCCCTACGCCGCCTGGGAATTTAATGGCGACCTGAAAAGCTCAGTCAATTCACTCGAGCTCAAGGCGCACGGAAAAATTCAATTCAAGGACGGCATGGTCGTGCTCAATCGCGCCTATCTGTTGAGCAATCATTTGCCAATTGATTTACGCGCGAAGAGCCTCGAGATTTGGTGTAAGGTGGGCAATGTGAACCAACGCGGCGGCGGCGTGATGGGCATCCAAGGTCCGGGCGATTTCTTCGATACCATTGTGCTCGGCGAACGCAAGCCGCGCCATTGGATTTCCGGCAGCAACGGATTCAGCCGCACGCTCGACTTTCCCAACTCAACCCCGGAGAACGCGGCCAACGAATTGCTGCACCTCGTCATGGTTTATCAGCCCGACGGCACCACTCGGATGTATCGAAACGGCAAACCCTACGGCCAACCCTTCCGACGCAGCTCGGCGACGTTTCCCAAGAATCGCAGTTCGGTTATTTTCGGCCTGCGCCATCTGCCGCCGGGCGGAAACAAATACCTCAACGTAAGCATCGACAAAGCCCGCCTGTATAACCGCGTACTCACCGCCGCCGAGGTCGCCGCTTCCAGCACTGGCACCCATCTTTACATCTCCGAGGCTGATGCGTTGCAGGCCATGCTGCCCGCACAGAAAAAGAAACACATGGCTCTGAACGATACGCTCAAACAGGCGGAGGCTGAATTGAAGAACATTCCCCAGCCTCGGGACACCGGAAAAATTCAGCAGGCCGCCCGCCAGAAATTTGACAACGAAATACGCAATAAGCTGCGCGGCAAAACCTTCGAACGTCTGCCGGTGGTTAACCCCCGCTACGGCGGAGTCATCACCAGCGCCGCCATGCTCAGCATGACCGCCGGGCCCAAGCGCACCCATCCCATCGGGCGCGGCGCCTGGATCATCGAGGTGATTTTTAATGACCCACCACCGCCGCCACCCAACGACGTGCCGCCGCTCAACGAGGATGCGTTGGACAAAAACCTGACCATCCGCGAAAAGTTTGCGCAGCACCGAGCCAACCCCAACTGCGCCGGCTGCCATTCCCGCCTCGACCCGCTCGGCTTCGCGCTGGAGAATTTCGACATCACCGGCCGCTGGCGTGATAAGTATCCCAACGGCCGCACCGTCGATGCCACCGGAACCTTGCTGCGAAAATACAAATTCAACGACATCGTTGATTTCAAAAAATCGCTAGTTCAAGAAGATCGACGTTTTGCCAAAGCCTTCACCGCACATTTGCTAAGATTCGCGCTTGCCCGCGAACTCACCCCTGTTGACACACTGGCGATCGATCGCATCGTCAACCAAACCGAGAACGAAGGCTTTAAACTCAAATCACTAATTAGGAAAGTGGTTCAAGCCGAGAGTTTCCTCAAATCAAATTAG